A region of Nitrospinota bacterium DNA encodes the following proteins:
- a CDS encoding flippase-like domain-containing protein codes for MKRGHVIAGFALSILLLGWVLRGVGWAQLRLAFTHIRLEWLAPMAALSAGVIGIRAWRWTYLLRPVHPLGLGLCIRATGIGFLGNMVLPARAGEWVRAVVAGEGGGVPTSSVFATVVLDRLVDAISFLPLMVLALGWVDPPLMGSAVKFSMRVGAGIFGAVALIGGLVLWGMARSPERTSSVLRRALSFLPAPWVEKVVGWGEDFVGGLRGVPAARDMLPFLFLTALIWGMLLAINLCLFRAFDVALPLSAAIILQFLQILGVSLPSAPSSVGTLHAATMGGLLLYGLPRAQALSAALVYHAVVSVAIVLAGLACLLAESVLSGRRLKLTALARAGSAPGPEAL; via the coding sequence GTGAAACGAGGCCACGTCATTGCTGGATTTGCGCTGAGCATCCTCCTTTTAGGCTGGGTACTTCGAGGGGTTGGGTGGGCCCAGCTCCGCCTGGCCTTCACACACATCCGGCTGGAGTGGCTGGCGCCAATGGCTGCCCTCAGTGCGGGAGTCATCGGCATTCGGGCGTGGCGGTGGACCTATCTTCTGAGGCCGGTCCACCCGTTGGGGCTCGGCCTGTGCATCCGGGCCACGGGGATCGGGTTTCTCGGAAACATGGTGCTCCCCGCCCGGGCGGGCGAGTGGGTGCGGGCCGTGGTGGCAGGGGAGGGAGGTGGCGTGCCGACAAGCAGCGTCTTCGCCACCGTGGTGTTGGACCGCCTTGTAGACGCCATCTCGTTTCTGCCACTGATGGTCCTCGCCCTGGGATGGGTCGACCCACCCTTGATGGGCTCCGCCGTGAAGTTTTCGATGCGGGTAGGCGCGGGGATCTTTGGCGCCGTCGCCCTCATCGGTGGGCTGGTACTGTGGGGGATGGCTCGAAGCCCTGAGAGGACCTCTTCTGTCCTGCGCCGGGCCTTGAGCTTTCTTCCCGCCCCGTGGGTGGAGAAAGTGGTTGGGTGGGGGGAGGATTTTGTCGGTGGTCTCCGTGGCGTGCCAGCAGCCAGAGATATGCTTCCCTTTCTCTTCCTGACTGCGCTCATCTGGGGGATGTTGTTGGCCATCAACCTCTGCCTCTTCAGGGCGTTTGACGTGGCCCTTCCGCTCTCGGCGGCTATCATCCTTCAGTTCCTCCAGATCCTGGGGGTGAGTCTCCCCTCAGCGCCTAGCTCCGTCGGGACCTTGCACGCCGCCACCATGGGCGGGCTGCTCCTCTATGGGCTGCCCCGCGCTCAAGCCCTCTCAGCCGCCCTGGTCTACCATGCTGTCGTTTCCGTGGCCATTGTCCTCGCTGGCCTTGCCTGCCTCCTGGCGGAGTCGGTATTGTCCGGCCGGCGCCTTAAGCTCACGGCGCTGGCGCGGGCCGGCTCGGCGCCGGGCCCTGAGGCGCTCTGA
- a CDS encoding winged helix-turn-helix transcriptional regulator has product MDKEYLRTLQLLTEIESDVKITQRSLSKSLGIALGLTNAYLKRLINKGFVKIHRAGANHIRYILTPSGLMEKSRLTYEYLQYSLSFYRNVRQEIQSRIDALRGRGVKHLAFYGAGEVAEIAYVCMHGSDLEIVGVVDDRRAGETFFGHPVHERSALHELIFDVVFVASLEHEAPMIENLLSMGILEENIVHLGEKSE; this is encoded by the coding sequence ATGGATAAGGAATACCTCCGCACACTCCAGCTCTTGACTGAGATTGAGAGCGACGTCAAGATTACTCAGCGTTCGCTTTCGAAGTCGCTGGGTATCGCCCTTGGTTTGACCAATGCCTACCTGAAGCGTCTCATCAATAAGGGATTCGTCAAAATTCACCGGGCGGGCGCCAATCACATCCGCTACATTCTGACCCCTTCGGGACTCATGGAAAAGTCCCGTCTTACCTACGAGTATCTCCAATACTCCTTGAGCTTCTATCGGAACGTGCGCCAGGAGATCCAAAGCCGCATCGATGCTCTGCGGGGCCGGGGGGTCAAGCATCTCGCATTTTACGGAGCCGGCGAGGTGGCGGAGATTGCTTACGTCTGTATGCATGGGTCGGACCTGGAGATTGTTGGTGTTGTCGATGACCGCCGGGCTGGAGAGACCTTTTTTGGTCATCCCGTCCATGAGCGGTCGGCGCTGCACGAGCTCATCTTCGATGTTGTCTTCGTAGCCTCGCTGGAGCACGAGGCGCCGATGATCGAGAACCTCCTGAGCATGGGGATCCTGGAAGAGAACATTGTTCACCTTGGGGAGAAGAGCGAGTGA
- a CDS encoding O-antigen ligase family protein, with protein MKSRPVSLGTPLPFAIPHWASHALGHLEAGQFVALAIMIVALPLSESVKNVAFALAVGCWILRLLIGDAPRARLTVVGAAQALIVAVAVASAFVALNRLQGFRGAWDMARAWLTFLLVLNTVTSWERLKRCWALFGGAAAVGSIVGLWGFLARLPQAIEARTHADAVAVKVLSLGHPNHTATYLLMMIALALSYLIFSGDLKERRYWWLFALGAAVMIPSMFFTFSRSAGLTFLVILLVLGLARGRGRLAMGVVAALLVGSVGVTYLPVVKRHFLSASHPFYTGAITVRLKTWRGALLFADERPLLGAGPRNFNYIDRQRYPVNRNMNHAHSLYFNVLAEMGWLGVGALALWLGSIVVVGWRSRRFFTTPWGQVVWMGTLGCFITITLSGVMTTTFHTEGAMAFSAIIGLLLAAPHLPAEEPGHP; from the coding sequence GTGAAGAGCAGGCCGGTTTCTCTCGGCACCCCTCTCCCGTTTGCCATTCCCCATTGGGCGTCGCATGCGCTAGGGCATCTCGAAGCCGGCCAGTTCGTCGCCCTCGCTATCATGATTGTCGCCCTGCCGCTCAGCGAATCGGTCAAAAATGTCGCTTTCGCCCTGGCGGTGGGCTGTTGGATTCTACGCCTTCTGATTGGCGATGCGCCACGTGCCCGGCTTACGGTGGTAGGCGCCGCTCAGGCGCTCATAGTGGCCGTCGCCGTTGCAAGCGCCTTTGTGGCCCTCAACCGCCTGCAGGGGTTCCGAGGCGCGTGGGATATGGCTCGGGCCTGGTTAACCTTTCTTCTGGTCCTGAACACCGTGACCTCGTGGGAGAGGCTCAAGAGGTGCTGGGCCCTCTTTGGTGGGGCCGCCGCTGTGGGGTCCATTGTGGGGCTGTGGGGGTTTCTCGCCCGGCTCCCGCAGGCCATCGAGGCTCGAACTCATGCCGACGCCGTCGCTGTGAAAGTCCTCTCCTTGGGCCATCCCAACCACACGGCGACATATCTCCTTATGATGATCGCTTTGGCCTTGTCCTACCTCATTTTTTCAGGGGACCTCAAAGAGCGACGCTACTGGTGGTTGTTCGCGCTAGGAGCGGCGGTAATGATTCCCTCGATGTTCTTCACGTTTTCGCGCTCGGCGGGCCTCACCTTCCTCGTTATTCTCCTCGTCCTTGGGTTAGCCAGGGGTAGGGGTCGGCTTGCGATGGGGGTGGTGGCGGCCCTGCTCGTAGGTTCCGTCGGGGTCACCTACCTTCCGGTCGTCAAGCGACATTTTCTCAGCGCTTCTCACCCTTTCTACACGGGGGCCATTACCGTCCGGCTTAAGACGTGGCGGGGGGCGTTGCTCTTCGCCGACGAGCGCCCCCTTTTGGGGGCTGGGCCGCGCAACTTTAACTATATTGATAGGCAGCGCTACCCGGTAAATAGGAATATGAACCACGCCCACAGTCTCTACTTCAACGTCTTGGCGGAAATGGGGTGGCTCGGCGTAGGCGCTCTTGCCCTCTGGTTAGGCTCTATCGTGGTTGTGGGGTGGCGGTCCCGCCGATTCTTCACTACGCCCTGGGGACAGGTCGTCTGGATGGGAACCCTGGGGTGCTTTATCACTATCACGCTCTCCGGCGTTATGACTACGACTTTTCACACCGAAGGCGCTATGGCCTTTTCCGCGATTATCGGCCTATTGCTGGCCGCTCCCCACCTACCGGCAGAGGAGCCTGGGCATCCGTAG